One Vigna unguiculata cultivar IT97K-499-35 chromosome 7, ASM411807v1, whole genome shotgun sequence genomic region harbors:
- the LOC114192346 gene encoding transmembrane protein 184B-like → MVPILLYIVAFLCTCGAIALSLLHIYKHLLNYTEPTYQRFIVRIVFMVPVYALMSFLSLVLPVGSIYFNSIREIYEAWVIYNFLSLCLEWVGGPGAVVLSLSGRNLKPSWFLMTCCLPPVALDGRFIRKCKQGCLQFVILKPILVVVTLVLYAKGKYKDGNFSPKQSYLYLTITYTFSYTMALYALALFYVACKDLLQPFNPIPKFIIIKSVVFLTYWQGVLVFLAAKSEYVKDADEAALLQDFFICVEMLVAAVGHFYAFPYKVYAGANIGANRGLTASLAHALKLNDFYHDTVHQFAPTYHDYVLYNHGESGEEGTRKYRSRTFVPIGPEMDTVRRNKHLFGNKSADDIQLSSLSSSSSAASISGLNSEVSQSGGMKSSLLEDASNSLSGGMKSSLLDDASNSSSVPYDMTLIDLDTPSYPEKVPAADKAGTRW, encoded by the exons ATGGTTCCAATTTTGTTGTACATCGTCGCTTTCCTTTGCACGTGCGGAGCTATTGCGTTGTCCTTGCTTCACATTTATAAGCATCTTCTCAATTACACCGAGCCTACTTATCAGCGGTTCATTGTTCGTATCGTTTTTATGGTCCCG GTTTATGCGTTGATGTCATTCTTGTCGCTTGTTCTACCAGTTGGTTCaatctattttaattcaatCCGGGAAAT CTATGAAGCTTGGGTTATTTATAATTTCCTATCACTATGTCTCGAATGGGTTGGTGGTCCTGGAGCAGTAGTCCTAAGCTTATCTGGACGGAATCTGAAGCCATCATGGTTTCTGATGACTTGTTGCTTGCCTCCAGTAGCACTTGATGG GCGTTTTATACGTAAATGCAAGCAAGGGTGTTTGCAATTTGTGATTTTGAAGCCCATTTTAGTTGTTGTTACTCTAGTACTTTATGCAAAGGGGAAATATAAGGATGGAAACTTCAGTCCAAAACAATCATACTTGTATCTTACAATCACCTATACGTTCTCCTACACAATGGCTCTATATGCTCTTGCTTTGTTTTATGTGGCATGCAAGGATCTACTTCAACCATTCAACCCAATCCCaaagtttattataataaaatctgTTGTATTCCTGACTTATTGGCAG ggtgtcttagTTTTCCTTGCTGCAAAGTCAGAATACGTTAAGGATGCAGATGAAGCTGCTCTACttcaagatttttttatttgtgtcgAGATGCTTGTTGCAGCTGTTGGACATTTTTATGCATTTCCGTACAAAGTATACGCTGGGGCTAACATAGGTGCAAACCGTGGGTTGACAGCTAGCCTTGCTCATGCTTTGAAATTAAATGACTTCTACCATGATACGGTCCACCAG TTTGCACCGACATACCATGATTATGTTCTCTACAACCACGGTGAAAGTGGTGAAGAGGGAACTAGGAAGTATAGGTCACGAACTTTTGTTCCAATTGGCCCAGAAATGGACACTGTGAGAAGAAATAAGCATTTGTTTGGAAACAAATCAGCAGATGACATACAGCTCTCAAGCTTATCTTCTAGTAGTAGCGCTGCCTCAATTTCTGGTCTCAATTCGGAAGTGTCACAATCTGGTGGAATGAAATCTTCTTTACTCGAGGATGCGTCAAATTCTTTATCTGGTGGCATGAAATCTTCCTTACTCGACGATGCGTCAAATTCTTCATCTGTGCCCTACGATATGACACTTATTGACTTGGATACACCCAGTTATCCTGAAAAAGTTCCAGCAGCTGATAAAGCCGGTACTCGGTGGTAA